A part of Streptomyces sp. DSM 40750 genomic DNA contains:
- a CDS encoding helix-turn-helix domain-containing protein → MADDYLVRIGKLIRDARQHRGWTQSQLAEALGTSQSAVNRIERGNQNISLEMIARIGEALDSEIVSLGYAGPMHLRVVGGRRLSGSIDVKTSKNACVALLCATLLNKGRTVLRRVARIEEVYRLLEVLGSIGVRTRWINGGVDLEIVPPAELELAAIDAAAARRTRSIILFLGPLLHRMDHFKLPYAGGCDLGTRTIEPHMIALRRFGLDITATEGLYHAEVDRSVTPGRPIVLTERGDTVTENALLAAARHNGVTVIRNASSNYMVQDLCFFLEALGVRVEGIGTTTLTVHGVPHIDVDVDYSPSEDPVEAMSLLAAAVVTESELTVRRVPIEFLEIELAVLEEMGLDHDRSPEYFADNGRTRLVDLTVRPSKLQAPIDKIHPMPFPGLNIDNVPFFAAIAAAAQGQTLIHDWVYDNRAIYLTDLNRLGGRLQLLDPHRVLVEGPTRWRAAEMMCPPALRPAVVVLLAMMAADGTSVLRNVYVINRGYEDLAERLNTVGAQIEIFRDI, encoded by the coding sequence ATGGCAGACGACTACCTCGTACGCATCGGCAAGCTCATCCGTGACGCAAGACAGCACCGTGGCTGGACACAGTCGCAGTTGGCGGAAGCTCTCGGTACCAGTCAGAGCGCGGTCAATCGCATCGAGCGCGGCAATCAAAACATCAGTCTTGAGATGATCGCTCGAATCGGTGAAGCCCTCGACAGTGAGATCGTCTCGCTGGGGTATGCGGGCCCGATGCATCTGCGGGTGGTCGGCGGGCGTCGGCTCTCCGGCTCGATCGACGTGAAGACCAGCAAGAACGCGTGTGTCGCGCTGCTGTGCGCCACCTTGTTGAACAAGGGGCGCACAGTGCTGCGCCGGGTGGCCCGGATCGAGGAGGTGTACCGCCTTCTGGAGGTGCTCGGCTCCATCGGCGTACGCACCCGGTGGATCAACGGCGGTGTCGACCTGGAGATCGTGCCGCCGGCCGAGCTGGAGCTGGCGGCGATCGACGCGGCGGCGGCCCGCCGCACCCGCTCGATCATCCTGTTCCTCGGTCCGCTGCTGCACCGCATGGACCACTTCAAGCTGCCGTACGCGGGCGGCTGCGACCTCGGGACACGGACGATCGAGCCGCACATGATCGCGCTGCGCCGGTTCGGCCTCGACATCACGGCCACCGAGGGGCTGTACCACGCCGAGGTGGACCGGTCCGTCACCCCCGGCCGGCCGATCGTGCTGACCGAGCGCGGCGACACGGTGACCGAGAACGCGCTGCTCGCCGCCGCCCGCCACAACGGCGTGACCGTCATCCGCAACGCCTCGTCCAACTACATGGTCCAGGACCTCTGCTTCTTCCTGGAGGCCCTCGGCGTACGGGTGGAGGGCATCGGCACCACCACGCTCACCGTGCACGGTGTGCCGCACATCGACGTGGACGTCGACTACTCGCCCTCCGAGGACCCGGTCGAGGCGATGAGCCTGCTCGCCGCCGCGGTCGTCACGGAGTCCGAACTGACCGTGCGCCGGGTGCCGATCGAGTTCCTGGAGATCGAGCTGGCGGTCCTGGAGGAGATGGGTCTCGACCACGACCGCTCTCCGGAGTACTTCGCCGACAACGGCCGTACGCGCCTGGTGGACCTCACCGTCCGGCCCTCCAAGCTCCAGGCGCCGATCGACAAGATCCACCCCATGCCGTTCCCCGGCCTGAACATCGACAACGTCCCGTTCTTCGCGGCCATCGCCGCCGCCGCGCAGGGCCAGACCCTCATCCACGACTGGGTCTACGACAACCGCGCGATCTATCTCACCGACCTCAACCGCCTCGGCGGCCGCCTCCAACTCCTCGACCCGCACCGCGTCCTCGTCGAGGGCCCCACCCGCTGGCGCGCCGCCGAGATGATGTGCCCGCCCGCCCTCCGCCCCGCCGTCGTCGTCCTCCTCGCGATGATGGCCGCCGACGGCACATCCGTCCTGCGCAACGTCTACGTCATCAACCGCGGCTACGAGGACCTCGCGGAACGCCTGAACACGGTGGGTGCGCAGATCGAGATCTTCCGGGACATCTGA
- a CDS encoding DUF4236 domain-containing protein, with the protein MPLTFRKSFRILPGVRLNINKRSWSITTGGHSGPRHTRSSTGRRTTSMDLPGPFGWRRTRNARRH; encoded by the coding sequence ATGCCGCTCACGTTCCGCAAGAGCTTCCGCATCCTGCCGGGTGTGCGACTGAACATCAACAAGCGTTCATGGTCCATCACCACCGGCGGCCACAGCGGCCCGCGGCACACGCGCAGCAGCACGGGACGCCGTACGACATCGATGGATCTGCCCGGACCCTTCGGCTGGCGCCGCACACGTAACGCCCGGCGTCACTGA